A portion of the Pseudorasbora parva isolate DD20220531a chromosome 1, ASM2467924v1, whole genome shotgun sequence genome contains these proteins:
- the mthfs gene encoding 5,10-methenyltetrahydrofolate synthetase (5-formyltetrahydrofolate cyclo-ligase) isoform X1, protein MAALRGAKQALRREIKCRVAAVSDLEKLRQSRVVSQKLFRHPKYLSSQRVAVFLNMHDEVRTGDILLDIFKRGKVCFIPRYFTKSSHMDMLRLQDMEDMKTLPLTSWNIRQPADEDTREEALDTGGLDLILMPGLGFDKNGNRLGRGKGFYDTYLERCRTHPKGKPYTIALAFKEQLCAEVPVGEHDILIDEVLYEDE, encoded by the exons ATGGCAGCTTTGCGTGGAGCAAAACAAGCTTTAAGAAGAGAAATCAAGTGTCGAGTGGCTGCAGTGAGTGATCTGGAGAAACTCAGACAGTCTCGAGTTGTTTCACAAAAG TTGTTTAGGCATCCCAAATACCTGTCCAGTCAGCGGGTTGCTGTCTTCCTAAACATGCATGATGAGGTGCGCACAGGGGACATCCTCCTGGACATCTTCAAGAGGGGCAAAGTGTGCTTCATTCCCAGATACTTCACCAAGAGCAGTCATATGGACATGTTAAGACTTCAGGACATGGAGGACATGAAGACACTGCCTCTCACATCGTGGAACATCCGGCAGCCAGCAGACGAGGACACCAGAGAGGAAGCCCTAGATACAG GAGGACTAGATCTTATCCTCATGCCTGGTCTGGGATTTGATAAGAACGGGAATCGGCTTGGCAGAGGAAAGGGTTTTTATGACACGTATCTAGAGCGCTGTAGGACCCACCCAAAGGGAAAGCCATACACCATTGCCTTGGCTTTCAAAGAGCAGCTGTGTGCTGAAGTCCCAGTGGGTGAACATGATATTCTTATTGATGAAGTCCTCTATGAAGACGAGTAA
- the mthfs gene encoding 5,10-methenyltetrahydrofolate synthetase (5-formyltetrahydrofolate cyclo-ligase) isoform X2 → MHDEVRTGDILLDIFKRGKVCFIPRYFTKSSHMDMLRLQDMEDMKTLPLTSWNIRQPADEDTREEALDTGGLDLILMPGLGFDKNGNRLGRGKGFYDTYLERCRTHPKGKPYTIALAFKEQLCAEVPVGEHDILIDEVLYEDE, encoded by the exons ATGCATGATGAGGTGCGCACAGGGGACATCCTCCTGGACATCTTCAAGAGGGGCAAAGTGTGCTTCATTCCCAGATACTTCACCAAGAGCAGTCATATGGACATGTTAAGACTTCAGGACATGGAGGACATGAAGACACTGCCTCTCACATCGTGGAACATCCGGCAGCCAGCAGACGAGGACACCAGAGAGGAAGCCCTAGATACAG GAGGACTAGATCTTATCCTCATGCCTGGTCTGGGATTTGATAAGAACGGGAATCGGCTTGGCAGAGGAAAGGGTTTTTATGACACGTATCTAGAGCGCTGTAGGACCCACCCAAAGGGAAAGCCATACACCATTGCCTTGGCTTTCAAAGAGCAGCTGTGTGCTGAAGTCCCAGTGGGTGAACATGATATTCTTATTGATGAAGTCCTCTATGAAGACGAGTAA